In Thermovirga lienii DSM 17291, the sequence CCCCCCTATGAATATGCTAGGCCTTTTCATCGTCTCTCCTCCCAACCCTACTAACATAGGAAGAAAAACGTTCTTGGACTTCCTCCAGGATATCTCCTCCAAATTGTTCCATTATGGCCTCCGCAATCACCCAGGACAGCATGGCCTCGGCTACTATCCTCGCGGCTGGAACGGCACACACGTCACTTCTTTCCCTGTGGGCAAAGGAAGCCTCCATCAGGTCCAAGCGAATCGAAGGCAGAGGCCTAGTGAGGGTGGGTATGGGCTTCATAAAGGCCCTTACAAGCACCTCTTCACCGTTGGTCATGCCTCCCTCTATACCTCCGGCGCGGTTGGTCTCTCTTTTGATCCTTCCTTTTTCATCCATAAAAATGCCGTCGTGCACCTGACTGCCAGGAAGGTCTGCTAGTCGGCCCCCCTCTCCCACCTCCACTCCCTTTATGCCAGGAATGGCCATCATAGCTTGGGCTATCCTTCCATCCAACCTGCGGTCCCACTCCACGTAGGAGCCAACCCCAGGCGGAAGTCCTTTGACGGATACCACGAAAGCTCCCCCCAAGCTATCTCCTTCACTCATCGCCTCCCTTATCCTTTCTTTCAGCCTCTCCTCATCGGTTTGAAACACACAACCCAACGGCGAGTTGGAAGCAACATGCCATTCCTCCTCTTCAGAAGGTACTTTCACCGTCACTCCACCTACGCTTGTTACCGCGCTTCTAACTTCTATCCCCAAGCTTTCTATTAAAAGCCTGGCCAAGGTCCCCGCCACGGTCCACGCTGCGGTGGCCCTGGCGCTTGCTCTCTCAAGGACCGGCCGCATGTTTTCATGGCCGTACTTCAACCCTCCTGGAAGATCTGCATGCCCAGGACGAGGACAATAAACGCTCTTTTCCTTCACTGCTTTGGGATCACAACTTTGTGGATCCATGGAGCTTCGCCACTCTTCCCACTCGCTGTTTTCAATGGTCAACCCGCATGGAGCACCAGTGGTTTTACCGTTCCAAATGCCGCCCCAGATGGTAAGATGGTCTTTTTCTATCTTCATCCTGGCGCCTCGGCCATAACCCCGCCGTCTGCGCTCAAGCTCCTTTTCCAACCTTTCTATGGGTACTGAAAGCCCTGCAGGAAGGCCTTCCACTACCGTTATGAGCCCCCTGCCGTGGGATTCTCCGCTGGTGAGAAACCTCAAAATCCCCATCGCCTCCTCCTTTCTGGCCTCAAAGGCCAAGGGCACTGCGCATAGCGCAAACTTCCGGATTTATCCCCGTAAAAAGGCGAAAGGCCCACACTCCCTGCCGCAAGAGCACTTCCTCCCCTGGTACGTGCTTCAAATTCCTCCTCTTCGCCTCTTCTATCAGTTGAGTCGTGCCCCCTGGAAGATAAACTATGTCCAAAACTCCTTTTACATCCCATGAATCCAAAAACCTCTCCAGCAAACCCTTCGGCCACGGCACACTGGACATTCCCAAGGACGTGGCATTGATAAGAAGGCCTCCGGAAGAAACAGGAAGGTCTCCCCAAGGAAGGAATTGGAAGGGCCTTTCGGGGAAAAGTTCGTTCATCTTTTCGACCAAGGTTTTCCCACGATTTTCCATTCTGTTGGTTATCCAAACTCTCTTAAAGCCCCTCTTCCCCAGGGCGTAGGCCGAAGCCTTTGCCGCTCCGCCTGCTCCTAAGAGGAAGGCCTCCTTGTCTTCAGAAATCAAAGAATCAAGTATCTCCTCTATGGCTATGACGTCCGTGTTGTACCCTAAAGCCTTCCCGTCTTTGAACAGGACGGTGTTCACTGCTCCAAGAGCCTTGGCTTCGGAGGTGGCCTCGTCCAGCAAGGTCAAAGCCGTTTCCTTATGGGGTACTGTTATGTTGCAACCTATAGCACCTAGACTCTTCAAGCCCTCCAGGGCGCCCTTCATATCTTCTTTTTTGACCTTAAAAGCCAAGTAGGCCATGTTCAGCCCCATCTTTGAAAACGCTGCGTTATGCATCGTTGGCGAAAGGCTGTGCTCCACTGGGTCCCCCAAAAGGGCCACCAGTTTGGTTTCAGCGTTTATATTCAAGGTCTTTTACCCCCTCTGAAAGCATGGACAGGTGATCGAAAAACTCTGGATAGGATATGCCAACACATTGGGCATCTTTCACTATTATCTCGTCTTGTGCAGCCAGGGCAGCTATGGAGAAGGTCATGGCGATCCTGTGGTCTTTTGAGCTTTCAACGCAACCTCCTCCAAGAGGTGTAGGACCAGTTATAAAAAAGCCGTCCTCCAGCTCCTCCACGTCTGCTCCCAAGGCTCTGAGCCCCTTGGCCATTGAACTTATGCGGTCTGACTCCTTCACCCTCAGCTCCTCTGCATGGGTGATCTTGGTTACCCCGTGGGCCTGGGTAGCTATGAGGGCCAGCAATGGAAGCTCATCTATCATGGTGGGAATTGCGTCTTTTTCCACCTCTATACCCTCAAGTTCCGAGTACCTAACCCTTATGTTGCCCACTGGTTCTCCGCCGGCAGACTCTTTTTCCTCTATCTCTATGGAAGCCCCCATCTTTTTAAGGCATTCCAAAAAACCCGTCCTTGTGGGGTTTATCCCTACGTTTTCCAGCACTATATCTGAGCCCGGAACAATGAGTGCCCCAGTTATCCAAAAGGCAGCGGAGGAGAAATCCCCAGGAACCCTTATAGAACACCCTGGAAGGTCGCTGCATGGATAAACCGTTATTCGATTATCTTCCTGCCTCAGGGGCACTCCAATATGTCGCAAAAGTCTTTCCGAGTGGTCCCTGCTCTTGGCAGGCTCCACTACGGTCACGCTCCCGTGGGCGTTCAAGCCTGCTAGAATCAGGGCGGTCTTCACCTGAGCGCTGGCCATGGGAAGCTCAAAGGTTCCTCCCGAAAGGCAGCCCCCCCTTATGGAAAGAGGAAGGTAAGCTCCGCCCCCAGGCCCATCTATCCTTGCCCCTAAAGTCCTAAGAGGGGATACAACCCGCCCCATGGGCCTTTTTCGCAAGCTCTCATCGCCGGTTATGACAGCAAAGACTCCTGGCGTGCCGGCCAAAAGGCCGCACAAAAGCCTGGCAGTGGTCCCTGAATTGCCAGCATCCAGGGGAGCTTTTATCTCCCCTGGATTCATCCCCCTTCTTACCCTTACCTTGTCTCCAATTCTCTCCACTAGGCACCCTGCAAGCTCAAGACACCTGAGGGTGGAGGCACAATCTGCTCCAGAGGAGAAATTCTCTGCAGTTATGCCCTCAGAGGAAAGGGCTCCGAAGAAGCCCACCCTATGGGATATGGATTTATCCCCTGGGAGGGTCAAACGTCCTTTTAGCCCTCCCTCTGCGGGCCTTATTCTTACGTCATTGCTCATCCCTATCACCCCTTTTGCTTACGCTCATGCCAAGGATCTTCTCCCTGCAGGACTTGGCCTTTTGCGCCATTTTAATGACTTCGTCAGTGCTTGAACCGGCTATTTCGCCCAGCAAAGACTCGGCCCGCAGGAGCAATGGCCTTATCAGATCCTGATTTTGCTCCCACATTTGGGCCACAAGCCAGGACGGTCCGCTGGAAAGCCTTGATGTATCCCTGAAGCCCCCGGAAGCCATAGAAAAAAGCCCCTCTAAATCCTTCATCTGCTCTGCTGCCACAAGGGGTAGCACCATGGAAAGCAACATGGGAAAGTGACTCAGGCACGCCGCTGCCCTGTCGTGAGACAAAGGATCCATCCGGAGGCTTGAGCCTCCCAGAGCCGATGCTAGCTCCTCTGCGATCTCCACGACCTCTTCGGATGTGTGAGCAAAGGGCACCACGGCGCAGAGGGCTCCTTGGAAAAGGTCACAAGAGGCGTTATTTATCCCCCCATTTTCCCTGCCCGCCATGGGATGAAACCCCACGTACCTCTCCCGCCATAGTTCCGATAGTGCCCCTCCCACTCTGCGCTTGGCACTTCCTGTATCCATTACGGCCTTGACGTTCCCGTTGGGGCAAAGGTACGCTTTTCCGCCTACGTCCACTATCTCCCCAGCTGGAACAGCTATCACAAGGACATCCGAAGATGAAACGAGTTCTTCCAACGTACCGTCCCCGTTGTCTATAAAGCCTCTCTCTTTGGCAAACTTCATCACTTCTTCGTCAACGTCCCAACCTGAAACCTTCCTCGCTCCTCCACGAGTCTTCAATGCACAAGCTATGGATCCTCCTATAAGGCCGAGACCTACGATACCTACATGGCAATCCTTAAGCCGCATGGTGCTTTAACCTCCTCGTCCAGGACGCTACACAACCTGTTTACGCTCTCCATCAGATCACCGAACTCCTCCAGAGTAAGGCTTTGGGCTCCATCGGAAAGGGCCTCATGGGGTCTTGGATGGACTTCTATCATGAGTCCATCGGCCCCGGCAGCCATGGCTGCCATGCTCATGGGTTTTATAAGCTCCTTGCGCCCTGTTCCATGGCTCGGATCTACGATGACGGGAAGGTGGCTAATGGATTTGACCAGTGGAACCACACTAAGATCCAGCGTGTTCCTGGTGCTGGTGTCGAAGCTTCTTATGCCTCTTTCACACAAGATAACCTTGTGGTTGCCTCCTGCCAGTATGTATTCTGCCGCCTGAAGCCACTCATCCACGGTGGCCATCATCCCTCTCTTGAGCAATACTGGCTTTCTGGTACGGCCTACTGCCTTGAGAAGGGCAAAGTTCATCATGTTCCTGGCCCCTATCTGAAGTATGTCCACGTGGGGTTCCAGCCACTCCAGGTCCTCAGGAGACATTATCTCTGTGACTATGGGAAGGCCTGTCTTTTCTTTTGCCTCCACCAAAAGATTTATTCCCTCGCTGCCAAGGCCTTGAAAGGAGTAGGGGTTGGTCCTGGGCTTGAAGGCCCCTCCCCTTAGAACATTGGCACCTAATGTCTTGACACCTGATGCGGTCTCCAATATCTGGGATCGGCTCTCCACTGAACAGGGTCCGGCCATTATAAGTCTGTGGCCGCCGCCTACCTTTATGTCCTCGGTTATGTGGAAAACGTTGTCATCAGGGAAGGTCTCTCTGGAAGCCAGCGGATAGGGTTTTTTCGTGGAAGTTACAGTCTTCACGCCTGGAAGGGATAGAACCAGGTTACCCACTTTTTCACAGCCGTTTGAAACGATGTAGGGAGACTCAAAAGACCCTACAACCCTCAAACTGCAACCTCTTCGCTCCAGGAAATCACAAACTCGCGCCACCTCTAAGCTCTTACAACCTCTTGCCATGTGAATAACCAACATTCTCCTCTACCTCCTTTGGCGAATAAAAAAGCCGGAACGGGATGTGGAAATCCCGTTCCGGCTTTGATTTACTTTGATTCTTCTTTAGAGTCCCCTTAGACGGAGCCTGTCACTCCTTCGGGGGCTAAAAGAGCCTCGGACGGATTTCCACGTGGTGACTGGCCACTGGCGTAGTAAAAGCGCCACTGGCCGCTGGTAAAGCCGAAATAATAGGACTGGCTATCAAAGAGGGCAACGTTTCCTAGATTTAGGCTTCTCATATCCGTCTGGCTCTCCTTTCCTTTTGTTTTGCGACTTAACTTCGTATAGATATTGGTAAGTTATTTTAGACATTATTTCCCATTTGTCAATATTGAATCCTCTTTTATTTGTAGATGAGCCTATATTTCGTTCCGTCTACTTTGGTAAAGTGAAAGAGATAATGGAAAAGGCGGGTACCTCTCCTTTATACTGGTGCTGCAACAACAACCAAAACAAAGGAAAAAGGAGGTAACCCGCCATGACTTCATTATACCAGCGACTAAAGGAATCAGGGAATCCCAAAGCCCCTATGGAAGTTATATGCGACTTGATAGAAAAAGGTAAAACAGCCAAAGAAATAGCTAACATCATGGGAATTACTGAAAGATGGGTTAGAACATTGATGAAACGGAAAAAGATGGCCTATCTGCCAAAGAATTATTGCACAAAAAAGGTCCCAGATCCCCTCATCCAAAAAGAACTAAACCTCACATCGAAGCTTTGGTTATTGAAACTCAACAGAAAACCAACATGGGTCCTAGAAGACTTGCAAGAGAGCTGAAAAGAACCCTCAATCTGAATATATCTTCCTACACCATCAGAAACATCTTACGCAGAAACAACGTTAAAACTAAAAAAGTACGTTCTAGAAACGGAAATAAACGCTACTATGCCAACCTAAACCACTGGGAAGCCCTACAATACTTCCAGATCGATTCAAAACATATAGCAGACGCAAAGACTCTCCCACCAAAAGCATATGCTGCCCTGTTTAAATACAGGCTTCCCAAATACCAATTTACCGCTATCGATATCAAAACAAGAATGAGAATCTTATGCTTCTCCGATGAATGCTCTTTCGCAAATGGCTTCTCCTTCATACTTTACATCGCCTTCCTCATGCGGGCTTTGGGCATCAGACATAGAATGTTCTTCCAAACTGACAACGGGAGCGAATTCGGCGGATCTGAAGAAAGCAGAAAAAGAAAAATATTGCAGGAAAAATTCCTAGAACCCTTAGGCGTTACTCTCCTCTCCATACCAAAAGGAGAAAAAGAAGCCCAAGGTTTTGTGGAACGAAGTCATCGCACCGATGATGAGGAATTCTACATACCTGCACTACCTCACATAACATCCCGAAAGGTCTTTATGACTTCTGCCGCAAGCTGGGTAAAATATTACAATCAAAAACGATCTCATGGAGGCAGAGATATGAACGGGAAAACTCCAAAGGAAAAAATATTTGAACTCTCACTAGTCAGTTCTAAAGCCGCTACTTCCATACCCCCTATACTCTTGGACAAAGTAAACACCTTTATACTAAAAATGGTGGGAGCTCAAAACATCTCCTGGGACTCCCACCATCTCCTTCAACTAATTAAACGGAAGCAATTTGTGGCCCCTTACAACCCCCGGGCTAATTTGGGGTTTCTAAAATCTCGCAAAGTAAATAAAATCGATTTAGCTCCCCTCAACAAAAAGGGGCTTTGGGTTAACCCAAAGCCCCTTTTTATCATCAACTATTTTCAACTATACGGAAAACTCTCTGTATGCGTTTCTTGCAGCACCGCAGACTGGGCACTTTTCCGGTGGTTCCTCCTCTGCTGTATGGCCGCAGACTGGACAAATGTAAATCTTATCTGCAGAGTAGTCTTCTCCCTTCTCTGCTAGTTCCTTGGCCTTTTCGTACATCCCCGCGTGAATTTTTTCTGCCTCCCAAGCAAAGCGGGTGCTCCTTTCCGCTCCCTTTTCGTCCTGGAACTGTGCCGTGGTATTGTAAACGGGATACATTTCATCTATCTCAAAGTTTTCACCATCTAGGCACTGCTTTACGTTCTCCGCCATCTCCTTATGGATCTTCCCAAGCTCTCTGTAATGGTTCCTGGCGTGAACAAACTCAGCGTAAGCTATGGCCTTGAAAAGGTTAACTAACTTCTTCAAACCTCTCTGTTCCGCCTCGTCTGCAAAGATGAGATATTTCATGTGCGCCATGCTCTCACCAGCGAATGCATCTTCCAAGAACTTTTTTGTCATCTCCCTCACGATATACACCTCCTATACTTAAGTCTATCCCAGAATCATTTTATCATACGCATTACTAAAGATTCATCACCTCTAATTCACCTGAGGCTTACAGTACCCATATCCTTAGGATATATGAATGTATCCCCTTCATTGAGAACTATAAATCTCCCGCCTGCAAGTAGCCCCTCCTTAAGGGCCTCCTTTAACTCTTCTACAGGTTGGTGAAAACCTTCCGCCGAAAGCTGGAAGGTTCCAAAGTGCATACCTATGCTTACTTTAGCTTTCAGGTCGTTATGTGCTTTAATGGCTTCTTTCGGGTCCATGTGCACCGGCTGCATAAACCACCGGGGCAGATATGAACCAATGGGAAGTAGCGCTACATCCGGAGGGCCTAGGCGTTCTGCAATCTCCAAGTAATGTCTAGAATATCCAGAATCCCCTCCCAAATATAGACTTATTCCATCCTGTTTGATGAAAAAACTACCCCATAGACTTCTTGCCCTATTGAATAAGCTTCGTCCCGATGTGTGCTGAACTGGGGTAAAGGTGATTTGCGTATGGTAATCCAGCTTTACACTTTCCCACCAATCCATTTCTATAACATCATTTATCCCATACGACTTTAACAAGTTCCCATCGCCTAGAGGTGCCAACACAAGGGGGGAAAAACGTCTGCTTAAGGCGCTCAAGGTATCCATGTCCAAATGATCGTAATGATTATGGGTAATAAGGACCACGTCAATCCTTGGAAGGTCGTCCTGCTTCAAGGCAGGTTCTCTCACCCGCCTGGGGCCAGCCCAACTCACTGGGCTGGCCCGTTCAGACCACACCGGATCCACAAGTATATTTAACCCCTGAAGTTGGATTAGAAATGTGGCATGACCTACGAAAGTAAGGGCCGCAGAACCTTTCTTTAACTCCTCCTCTAACCTCGGATTCCCCAGATTGGGTACCCTTTTAGGCCACCTGGCCCTCTCTTCCCTTAACATTCTTAAGATATCCAACAAAGTAGGATCAAATCCTTCTGGAAGGGTGGGATTATAGAATTTTTCCCCATCAAAGTGGTACGAGCTGGCAAAACCTCTGATAGGTCTCTTGTTGCCATCCGAGCACAAAAGGGCCAAACCCAAAACTGCCACAACACAAAGCAAAAGAATCTTCATCTTTCTTAATACACCTAATTTTTTCTCTTTTTCGCGCAGCAAAAAACACCTCAAACAAATAACAAGAGGCAAAGCCTACTCAAGTATAAGTTCGCAAAGCTTGCCCATTTCTTCCTCTGAAACTCCAAAAACCTTGCCGAACCTTTCATCTTTGAAGGTTTCTACAATCACTTTGTGAGGCTCTAGCTTTTTGATAATATTTCTTATTTGTGATATGGATTCTTGATCGACATTAAGGTTCTTTATGAGAGTGACATATACCACAAACTTTCCACTGTACTGAGAGCGAAACGCCATCATATTTGCCCAATATTGCTTTAGCGTATAACCATCTAAGGGTCTTTGAAATTTTTTGAAGTCCTCCTCTTTTGTAGTCTTGATCTCCCCTGCTACTTCGTCGCACATTGCGGCAACTTCTGCAAAATCAGGATAATCCAATAGGTATCCGTTTGTATATAGGCTTACTTCTACGCCCCTGCTTTTAGCCAATTTTATTATTTCTCCTAGCTGGGCATTTAAGAAAGCCTCCCCCTTGGAATTGATAAAAAGCACATCTGGGGGGTTATACTCTAACTCTTTCTCCAAAAATAAAATAAATTCCTTAGTCTCATCGAAAAAATGTGCTTTATCCGTTTTCTTCCCCTTTTGCCTTATCGGACAGAAAACACACTCAAACGTGCAGTGCTTTGAAGGCAATACGTCGATTTCCATGACCCGCTTTCCTTGTTCATCAATAAAATTTTTCTTAACTCCTATGCCCCCCATACCTGCACCCCCAACTTTGTGAGTTTTGAACAGTTCTGTCCTTTGATCGGGCAAATTCAAGACCTGCCTTTGCCTTTCGGCGCTTTACCAAAAGAAATCCTCAAAAATAGCGTCCATCATTTCTCCTTCAATGGCCCCTATCCTTAAGAAATTCTTTCTTTCTTTTGAGTTCATCCTTCAGACGACACACACTGCATGTGTCTTGATAGGAGAGAGCACCGCAAACAGAGCAGTTGCCCAAAAGGGCATCCTCAAACTGGGGCGGAGTCTGCCTATCAAGGAACCCAAACAGAAAATCCCGCTTGGTTCCCGGCATTTGGGATTCAATAAACTGAAGGGCCTCGAGGAGGATGTGACTTGTAGCCCCACGGGCAAAGGGACATTTGTCTCCAAAATACTTGATACCCCTGACCCTACAGTAGATGCGTATCTCCTCCGATTCGAGGCGGAAGAGGGGTTTCATTCGAGCCACCAACCCTGGGCCGGCAGGCAAGAAAGGATATGCCTTTTGTAGGTATGCGTCCCTGTGCCTTAGAGTGTTGCCCAAAAGCCTGCTGGCTTCATCGTCCAGGTTGTGCCCCGTGGCTATCACGGAAAAACCTTCCTGAAGGGCAAGCCTGTTCAAAAATTGCCGCTTCAATGTTCCACACACAGAACACACCTTGCTGCTTTTAAGCTTGGCGATCTCCGGCAGGCTGAAGCCAAAAAGATCCTTCAGTTCATAGATCGAAAGCTCAAGGCCACGGGATTTGGCAAATTCCTCACAAGCCGACCTCGAGGCTTCTGAAAAGTTCGGTATCCCAAGGTCTATGTGAATCCCTTTGGTGGTAAAACCAAGATCTGCAAGAACATCCCACAACGCCAAAGAGTCCTTCCCTCCAGATACAGCCACCATGATGGGCGTATCCAGCCCTATGGGGAATTTTTTCATGGCTCTATTAACGGCTTTATGGAAAAAGACCAGGAAACAATCCTCGCAGAAATTCGCGTGGTGACTAGGAAGGGAGATAATTGCTTTTGCCCTGCATCGGGAACATTTGGCGTTATGAGAAAGACGCCCATAAGAGGCACTTTTCAGCTTCATCTCTATCACCTCGCTTGGCTTCTTCTGCATAAATTACTTTTATGCGATAGCCACAGGAAAGCTTTGTAGTTTTTATAATATGATATCAGCAACGTCTTCGTGAACTACTCCATGCTATAGAGCATGGAGCTTCCTGCTTCAACGAGGTAGCTTACACGAATATGAGGGTTAGACCCCAATATTCGCGCAGAGGCTTCCCTCTCCACAGGCGTAAGTTCGGGCAGCCCCTGCCCTACCACCCTTAAGGCGGGTGAAACCTTTTTTAGCATCACTAAACACGCATTTAAATCTCTGTCCATGAAATTACCACACTCAGGACAGAAAACAGTTCTGTCAGAAAGCCTGAGATCCTCAAAATATGCCCCGCATTTAGAACACACCCTTGAAGTAAGTTCAAAGCGGTCAACCTCAAGGACAGGCAGGAGGCTGGAACACAACCTCTCTTTCAACTTTCCTATCCCCGAGTATTGAACCTCCCTTGAAAATAACCCTTCATGCCACGACTTTACGCTGTCATCCTGAAATATCACAAGGCTGTAGAACTTTAAGAAAGCTATAATTTTGTTTATCGCATCCTTCCTTCTGTTGTTTATTCTCTCATATTCCCTTGCAAGCTTTTGCCTTGTTTTTTCTCTGTTTTTTGAGCCTTTCTCCTTTTTTACAAGTTCTTTCTGAAGTCTTTTTAGCCTCTTGCTTTCCGGAATTTCAAAGTCAATCTTCAGTCCGTTGGATAGTGTTAGCTTGTCTTTCACTCCAAAATCTATAGCTATCGGTTTGTCTATTGATTTTCTGTTTTCCTTTGGCAGATAGCAGGTGATGTGAACGTAATAGCCTGAAGGCTTGCGAACGAGCAAGGCTTTTGTCAATTCCGCATTCTCAGGTGTTTGATTTAATCCTCTCACTTTGAATGAACCAAGCTTTTGAAGATGCACTCTCTTTTTTTCAAAGTCAATTTTGTGAGACACTCCATATTGCTTGAAGGGTATGGAATTTACTCTCTTCTTTGGCTTTAGTCTTCCTACTTTCATGCCGTTTTCTTTCAGTCGTGACAAAGCTTTTATGCTATCCTTAATCCTATCCGCTATCTCCTGGCGCACCTGAGAACCAAGAATTGTAAGTTCTCTTTCTTCAAAGTCTTCTCCTACCTTTACGTGAACTTTTTTGACCTTGTTTCCGTCTATGGAGAAAACGTCTTCTTGATGAATAGTCCAGTTATAGAGCCATTTGGCTTCAAGGAAGGCTCTTTCTAAAAGTTTTCTCTTGTCCCTGGAGAGCTTTTCAAGTTTGAGAACGTAAGTCCTTGCAACCTGCCTTTGTCTTATATCTTTCGTTCTACTCAGGCTTTCTCTTATCTTTTCTGATTTAGTCATCTGTAGCTCCATAAGAATAATGTACCACAATCAGCCATTCATCTCCACCCTGTAGAGGGTGGAGCCTTCTGGCTTATAATTGAGTAAGTTTTAGATATTTCGCAAAAGCGGTCCTCCAACTCTATAAACGCCTCCACGATCACAGGATCGAAGTGCTCACCGCTTTGTCTTATTATCTCTCTCATCGCGTCTTCGTGGGACCATGGTTCTTTATAGGGTCTTTTACTTCTCAATGCGTCGTACACGTCTGCCAATGCGACTATCCTAGCGGCCAGAGGAATGTCTTGTCCTGACAGTCCGTAAGGATATCCTTTGCCATTCCATTTCTCATGATGATACAGGGCTATGTCCCTTGCAAGGGCAAGATAGCTATCCACGCCAAATTTATCTCTAAACTCCTTGTTCGCTGCCTCAATAACCTCACCGGCAATTATGGTGTGTTTTTGCATGGCCCGATATTCTTCAGGCGTTAGCTTACCAGGCTTTGTCAGTATTTCGTAAGGAACAGCCGTTTTACCTATATCGTGCAGTGAAGTTGGGTAAATCGCATCTGAAGAATTTTATTTATGTCTATTTTGCCTCCCAGGAACCACTGAGCTCCACGTATTCGCTACCTCCAGACCAAGAACCAGCCAGGCTCCCTTTATTTATGATTCCTTCAAGTTTACCAAATATGGGCTCACACACATCGTGTAGTTTCCCTTCATAGCGCATGCTGCCTGTTGCCATGCCGGACCACTTGGCATATATCCCGCCGGTTTCAGGGTTATAAGATCCGGATATGCTTCCAGTTATTGAGACATTTTGGTTGGAATCTTTATAATTTCCGCTCAATGCACCATTCACTGAACTACCCCTGATGGATATGGAAATTTTTCCCGAGATTCCATTCCCCGCAAAACCTCCTCTATAGCTGCCATCAGCCGAAATTTCTTTTTTCCTGTGTATTGAAGCAAGTTCTTGGCCTCCCAGAAGTTTGCCATTACCCTTAAAGGAGAGCCCCACTCCTTTGACATCTCCCATGGCTAAAACCACAAAACTTATGCTCTGCTCTGGCGCAATGATGCTGAATGAAGGACTAGATCCCCAACCCACTCCACCTTCCAAATAACTGCCTATAGGTTCTACCTCGCAGGCAAACCCCTCGATCGTTTTGCCGCTTATGTTATTCACCGTAACGGTAAACGCTGTTTGGTCTTCTCCCGCGCTGGAAGAGACACTCCAAGAGATTAACTCCGTAGGTTTGGGCTTTTCAGGTTTGGGCTTGTCATCTTGCTCATCCACCGGAACTACCAGGGTGTCACCTGGCTTGGGAAGAGATGGAGATTGCTCCGGTTTGGGCTTTTCGTCCAATTCGTCTTGTTCTTTTTCTTTGTCTAGGGCCGCCATTTCTTTGACCAACTCGGCCTCAACGGCTTCCTCCTCTTGTTTTTCTTTAGCCGCCTCTTTTGCTTTTGCTTTTAACTCTTCCACTCTGGCCAACTCTTCTTCTCTGGCCATCTCTGCTGAAACCTGGGCCTCTGATTCTATTTCCCTTTTCAGGTTTTCATAAGTTCGCTCTTTGCCCTCCAGCCCATACTGGTTGCATAACCTTTCAAAAGACCCTTTCGCAAGGATCATGTCTATGGCCACCTTCTCGGCTTCCGCTCTGTCTTTGGCATATCCTCTCTCTATTAAATAAGTTTCAAGATATCTATACTCTGCGGCCATGGTGGCCTGAAAAAACTCATCCCTTAAGGCTTCCTCCCTGGTTTTGGGCCAATTCTCCACGGGCCCCACAACCTCAAGCATGGTGG encodes:
- a CDS encoding chorismate synthase (PFAM: Chorismate synthase~TIGRFAM: chorismate synthase~COGs: COG0082 Chorismate synthase~InterPro IPR000453: IPR020541~KEGG: tai:Taci_1635 chorismate synthase~PFAM: chorismate synthase~PRIAM: Chorismate synthase~SPTR: Chorismate synthase;~TIGRFAM: chorismate synthase): MGILRFLTSGESHGRGLITVVEGLPAGLSVPIERLEKELERRRRGYGRGARMKIEKDHLTIWGGIWNGKTTGAPCGLTIENSEWEEWRSSMDPQSCDPKAVKEKSVYCPRPGHADLPGGLKYGHENMRPVLERASARATAAWTVAGTLARLLIESLGIEVRSAVTSVGGVTVKVPSEEEEWHVASNSPLGCVFQTDEERLKERIREAMSEGDSLGGAFVVSVKGLPPGVGSYVEWDRRLDGRIAQAMMAIPGIKGVEVGEGGRLADLPGSQVHDGIFMDEKGRIKRETNRAGGIEGGMTNGEEVLVRAFMKPIPTLTRPLPSIRLDLMEASFAHRERSDVCAVPAARIVAEAMLSWVIAEAIMEQFGGDILEEVQERFSSYVSRVGRRDDEKA
- a CDS encoding 3-phosphoshikimate 1-carboxyvinyltransferase (PFAM: EPSP synthase (3-phosphoshikimate 1-carboxyvinyltransferase)~TIGRFAM: 3-phosphoshikimate 1-carboxyvinyltransferase~COGs: COG0128 5-enolpyruvylshikimate-3-phosphate synthase~InterPro IPR006264: IPR001986: IPR016228~KEGG: tai:Taci_1637 3-phosphoshikimate 1-carboxyvinyltransferase~PFAM: EPSP synthase (3-phosphoshikimate 1-carboxyvinyltransferase)~SPTR: 3-phosphoshikimate 1-carboxyvinyltransferase;~TIGRFAM: 3-phosphoshikimate 1-carboxyvinyltransferase), with the translated sequence MSNDVRIRPAEGGLKGRLTLPGDKSISHRVGFFGALSSEGITAENFSSGADCASTLRCLELAGCLVERIGDKVRVRRGMNPGEIKAPLDAGNSGTTARLLCGLLAGTPGVFAVITGDESLRKRPMGRVVSPLRTLGARIDGPGGGAYLPLSIRGGCLSGGTFELPMASAQVKTALILAGLNAHGSVTVVEPAKSRDHSERLLRHIGVPLRQEDNRITVYPCSDLPGCSIRVPGDFSSAAFWITGALIVPGSDIVLENVGINPTRTGFLECLKKMGASIEIEEKESAGGEPVGNIRVRYSELEGIEVEKDAIPTMIDELPLLALIATQAHGVTKITHAEELRVKESDRISSMAKGLRALGADVEELEDGFFITGPTPLGGGCVESSKDHRIAMTFSIAALAAQDEIIVKDAQCVGISYPEFFDHLSMLSEGVKDLEYKR
- a CDS encoding shikimate dehydrogenase (PFAM: Shikimate dehydrogenase substrate binding domain; Shikimate / quinate 5-dehydrogenase~TIGRFAM: shikimate 5-dehydrogenase~COGs: COG0169 Shikimate 5-dehydrogenase~InterPro IPR013708: IPR006151: IPR011342~KEGG: mvu:Metvu_0191 shikimate 5-dehydrogenase~PFAM: Shikimate dehydrogenase substrate binding domain protein; Shikimate/quinate 5-dehydrogenase~SPTR: Shikimate 5-dehydrogenase;~TIGRFAM: shikimate 5-dehydrogenase); translated protein: MNINAETKLVALLGDPVEHSLSPTMHNAAFSKMGLNMAYLAFKVKKEDMKGALEGLKSLGAIGCNITVPHKETALTLLDEATSEAKALGAVNTVLFKDGKALGYNTDVIAIEEILDSLISEDKEAFLLGAGGAAKASAYALGKRGFKRVWITNRMENRGKTLVEKMNELFPERPFQFLPWGDLPVSSGGLLINATSLGMSSVPWPKGLLERFLDSWDVKGVLDIVYLPGGTTQLIEEAKRRNLKHVPGEEVLLRQGVWAFRLFTGINPEVCAMRSALGL